CGATCGTGTCACAGATGTAACCATGCCTGACCAATCAGGAGAAATATTTACAGCAGCACTTATTTCATGTTTAATATCCACACTTCTACAAGAATGCACTGATCTTAACACCTCACTTCCTGATTGTCGGAGTCTGTTTCCAGAACAATTAGATGCTAAAAGTCTCCTTGGTGAAACTACTCGTGCTACATCTGGCAAAGAGTTGGATCTGTTAACCTTCTCATTCAGATCCATGATTCTTGATGGGGTATTAGCAGGCAACTTACTGCCACTGATTCGAGGCCACCGATGTTGTTCCACCACCCTCAAATGAGGGTTCTCGGCAGGCTGAAAATTTTCTGATTGGTCTGTGGCATTCAGCCTTCTCAGGGGAGtccttttcctttcagaatCCACATTGACTAAGGACTTTAATGAATGATCTGGAGATGAATCTCTGACTGGCTTTACCTTCCTACCAGCAGGACTTGATACTGACTCAGATTGGAAAGAAGTTGTCAAGCTCCGCATTGAAGGCCACAGTCCATCATGTGTTCTGTTAGACAATAACCTACGTGAAGTATTATGCACCTCCGGCATTGAATCACGGATGGGAGTTGTTGACATGGAAGACGGGCTGTATGTTATGGAGGGCCTGGAAGACAGTGATGATGCTGCAGAATTCTTCGAAGTAAAAGTGGACGGACACCTCCTCTCTGCAGATTGGGATCGTCTAGTAAGCAACACCCCAGAAGCAGGAGACAACTTTTCAGCATTGGGAGATGGGCATCGCTTGCGTGCAGGCAGAGTGGATACAACAGTTGATGAAATAGTAGACTTGTATCTTGGTCCAATCTCCTGCACCTGGGACTTGCGAGAATGCAGGACGGCATTGTTCTTTTCTGAAGAGACCAGCGGATGCCAGGGAATATTGTCTTTCAGCAGGGCCTTCTGCTGTGCCACCATCCCTAAGGGTTCTAAGCTACTCATATCCATCCACAACTCCCTCCAAATCAAACCACATTAAACATGTTATTCATAGACATACCAACACTTTGGACCTGCCAAAATTAGATACTAAACAGTCTATAAACTGAGCATATTTCTGCAATGCTTAACAAGAACAAAatgaccaaaagaaaaaaaatgtaaaagaacatgaagaaaacCATTCCAACAGACCCATGATGAATGTGAAGGAGCAAGGAGATCCACAAATGGGACATTCAGCTGATGCAAGAATCAAACACAAAAAGTTTGcttcaaaaaaccaaaaaataaaataaacatgagaaCATCAGGCCAAGAATCTCAGGTAGGCGGTTTTGCATGAGGACAAAGAGGAGCAGGGAGACTCTGCGAAGGCTTTCAGgaggaaaagaaaatgaaggaatTAACAAAGTGGGCACGTCAAACAAAGGATGACTCTCTGAACTCTAGTCCTTTTGTTTAATGAATTCACAGCGGTTTGTTCTAAATAtctgaattttgtttttggattgttTGCTGTCCTCCTCACGAGGAGAGCCATGGTTGGAGGGGTCACCTGGAAGCATCTTTACTATAAAAAGGTAAAAAGGCAAAAAGGCAAGCGATTTAATGGAGGAGGTTGGGAGTCAAATAGGATGCATACCTGATTTTCTCTTCCGCTATTAAAAAATCATGGTAAATTGGTAAAAGATGAGGGAAAGGTGAAAAACCAAGAAAGGAGCTACTTTTACATGGGGATCCATTAATTGGCCTCTGATTCAAGGACATTAATTGggatttctagggtttgggAAGTGGCATGGAGATCCACGTCACTGAGACAGGAGAGTTCTTTTGTTTAATGAAATCATTACAGCAAATGATAAAAATGAGGGatttttctattgatttagGGCATGGATTTTGAGTCTAGGGTTTTGGATTTTGGCAAAAGGACTGTCAAAGGTACTAAATCCAAACAATAGGACATGAAAATCCAACTAAAGTCGTACAATTGCAGAAAATCACCAAGTAAATCTCATGCAGACATTGATCTCAAATGGTACTAGATGAGTTCATTACTAGGTATCTTTAATTTCATTCATTACAACTACAAACAaacattcattgaaaaaaacaacCATAATTCTCAAATTTCCTAGATATGGAAACCATAGAGCAattaaacaacataaaaaagagaaatgctgattataaaaacaacaaaacctcAAACTCATCACAAATTCGATCCAATAATCACAAATTAAACACCAAAAAAACACTGAATGGAActaaaaaaatccacaaaaatactaaaatatacaAAGATTCGGAAACGAATCTCACCTCGGGGATCGCCTCGTCCCTGCAAACAAGCGACGCACGCAAATCTCAAAACAGCAATAAGATCAACCGTACAAGCATCTACACGAAACCCTAACAAATGCTCGGATCTTGAAccaaaaacaagagagagaaaaaaaaaaccctagaaattcatTCAAAGCTTTGCAGCGCTTGTGCTCCTCCGCTTCTGTCCCGCGGTTTTTCCCCGCGTTTCTTTCGTTTCCCACGGGCTCGTTTCCCATGGGAAACGGCAAACCGAACATGTGAATCCGTTTCACAATATGGAAACGAAGTATGTATTactataattcaaaaaattcatattggccatctcgaggcaaaatggACGGATGGCCTGTTCATTTTaattgaagaaaggaaaagtGAGGGAAAGTATATGATTTACTCACAACTAATGTTCATTTGTTTTAAAAGGTTGAAAGTGATCTTTTTCTCACTTTGGTTTTTTAAGTGAAATTTCAACTAAATTCATTTCAATACTTTTTTCAATTGAAACGGGGAAATGAGATAATCTATAAAAACTCACCTCTTCACACTTTTacaatctttttaaatttatagaaCTTCACTTAACACCTAAATTCTCTAGTTCCACTATTATTTCTTGACAAATGAACATCAAAATTGCTATAAGTGATATCACTTTTCATCACTTTCTCACTAGAGTTGTAAACGAGCTGAGTCGAGCCAAGTATCaccaggctcgagctcggctcgtttaagctcgattAGCTTGTATACATaagtaattttgtaattttatatagtttatataattatgtacttttgtaatttatatataaataatttaatattttatatataaaaagtctCGTTTAAGCTCATGAGCCCTCACTGAAATTGAGTATTTTTAGGTTTGAGCTCGACTGTTAACATAAACGAGCATGTTCGAGCTCTACCGACTcactgaaaaaaattgaatcgaATCGAGATCGATGCACGTTGATTTCGAGTAAATTTCACTGAaagaaattttcatttcatttacacccctattTCTCACTCTCACACAACTGTATATACCCTTAGATAGAAAGTTCGATGTAATCACATTTCTCACTCAATCAAAGTCATATGAATCGGTCATTGCTAATCACGAGACTCATTGAATGGTTATGATCAGGTGATCCGGGATTCTTcgaacttttaaaatatataatttgaaaattcaaataagCTTTAAGATTCGTGCATAGTTGTGACGATGCATTATCAACGGTCAAGATGGCAAGTTTGGAACCCGCGCAATTCCCCTCAAACAGCAAACCCCGCGCTTTCAATCATAACGCGTGGAGCACTTATAGCCACTGTAATGTTCGAGAGTCGTGTGCGATCCATCGCGAGGTTCATTGGACGGTCTTGATCAAATGAACACGTGGCATTCCCGCGTCCAAGCTACAAAACCCCTCCTTTCATCGTCTCTCTCGTTCTCGCCCGGCAAATCAATCCCCAAAGTTTTGAAGAAATCCTTGAAACCCTAGTTTCATGGCTCACATGGCCTTCTCCTCCGCTCTCTGTGCGGCTCGGAGCCCTTGGAATGGATTTGTTCCTCAAATGGGCTGTTTCCATCTATCCGGGAGATTCGCAACTGGGTTTCCGAGTTCTCTGTTTTCGGTTCGTAGGTCCTCTTCTGAGAACTCTGGGGGCTTTGGATCGAGGAGATTGAGAACTGGTGGGTTTGTTTCTGCTAGTGCTGCCACTGAGAAGAGCATCCATGATTTCACTGTGAAGGTGGGGACCTTTTCTTTGGCTTGTATGTGATGGGCGTGGAGTAGGTGGagaaaaatctttgatttgatcactgtttttatttagttattttggCAAAAGGATGTGGAGTTTGATGCAATAGGTTTAGGATTTGATTGTATGTTCATAGACTggaatcttgatttttttttggtggaaaTGATGGTTTCTAGGTCTTATTGGGTTTTAATGTGTTTGGGATTATGAAAAGCATTCACAAGTGAGaccattaatttatttattagagaAAAGGCTGAAATTGTGGGGTTTTTCTTTTGGTCAAGGTTTTGCTAATGTTGAGCAATTTATTGCAGGATATTGATGGGAAAGACTTTTCTCTTAACAAATTCAAGGGCAAAGTTCTATTGATTGTCAATGTTGCTTCCAGATGGTGATTCaaactattcaaatttttgtgtttgataCTTATCACTAGAAAGCTAGGACGTAGTCTTGTAAGTTTCTAGTTCATGGTTGTAGTTTTGATTCACCTCTGAGATCACTTCATTTTGGCTGTCAGTGGGTTAACAACATCTAACTACACGGAATTGTCCCATGTATACGAGAAATATAAGGCACAAGGTAATTTCAATTATAAGATAGCATCATTCTTCTtgttataattatcataatttttgcAGATATTTTACTTTCTTACGTTAGTTTGCATTATGTCTTTCCCCTGAAGACTGTCTTTACTATGGATATCATCAAATTTTGTTGGTTGTCCATGTTTTTTGTGTTTACCTTTTTTGAGTCAAACTTtggaaagagaaaacaaaacgCCACATTTACCTTCTTGTTTGAACATAGGTTGTGCATGTTTTGCTTAAGTCACATATTATGTTTTGCGTAACTTCacctattcttttcttttcatggttattttattttattttatttttttaaatgctttgtTGTCAATTGTATGCTAGAGCTGTCTTGGGCGCATTATTCTTGCTTTGGGCCATAGATTGCACAAGCATAACTCTTCAGACAAATATTACATTGATAATGGATATATTTTCTagtgttatatttttaaaatactttattggttaaaagtttttattcttgcttttcatttggTTATTCAACTTATTTTTGTTGGACTTTCTACAGTTTAAGTTCATCTGTCGTGATATTTTGTATCCTTTCTTAAAACTTCTTGGATTGTAaccattttcaaatattttaaagttaATCATCTTCTCTCACATATACTGGCTAATCTTCCATATCGGTTCCAACTGTACTGGTATTGATTACGCTGATCTCTACTAAGGACCAACTTGCTGACATGACTGCCAAAAATCTGCTGAAATTCTAGTTtcatttctattgtttgagTTATGActcattataaattttaagcCTTACGATATGGTTTTGATGTGTTTAACATGCATACTTGTGGATAATATGTTTGACGGCTTCATGGGATTTCGCCTTGTATCGATGCTGTTTACAACTCATGACCATGGtatattttcacaattttgaattatgtattgtgaccttttattttcttttgtaatctCAACCCAATAAAAGGCTTCGTTAGCAATTAGGCTTACAAAAAATTTAGATAAGATCATATGAAAATCCCATTTTAGTGGAGGAAAATGGCAAGAAAGGAACAAtatgtttaattgtttttaacgCGTGATAGAAGTTGGTTGTATTAACGTGTAATAGAAGTTGGTTGTGTACTTTAAAATTGATCACCCATAAAGCATGGTTTGATTTTTACTGAATGATTTGCACTAAGTTAGTTTTCTTGCTTTGTCTTAAGAGAATGCTTCAGAAATTATATGCTTAGCATCATTTTCAACTAAAATTCCTGCATGAAGTAACAGtcttctctcaatctcacaaCCAGGAACCATAGCTTTTGCTCCCATTGAAACTAACATACTCTCCTTGGATATAGACTTCGATCCTTagtttttcaaaagaaataaataaacaatacgATCTCTCCTTGGATAGGAGTATTTCTATGGCTATTGTTGGAAGCGTATATATTGCCATGAAACTTGTTGTCTTGTTTCTATTAATCATTTGCTGTTATGCTCTATTGAAATTTGAATATGATATCTTTCTTCGGAAGCCAATAAATCCTAGGACTAGTGATAGGCAAGAGATGAGAAAAATTCTGTAATCTCTTTGGGTGTGTTTTGTGGGGCAATAACTTGGGATAACTTGGCTAATCCTAACTGtttgtttaattcaataaaaataataatttatgaataCCAAGATATCATTTGATGGATAAATGTTgattatttattgtaataatataattttaattaaatatatttattttaattagtaacAATCGAGTCAAAGGTGGATTAACTTCGGATAGAAATTTTCTCTCCGATACAAATTCaaattgtaaaatatatttttttctaattaaactCCACTTTTGAGATTCAAGTACAAATATATTCTTAGACACACATGGGGCTATATTCTGACAAGCTGAGATTGGTTTTAGGCTAGTTTGAGTAATGGAACGCATAAACTTGcgatttgcaaaattttttgtCATAGTGTTTATTGAAGTAGCATTAGTATCTAACTTGAATAGGACTTAGAATGGGTTGGGCTTGCAGCTTGCAAGAAACCAGTTTGGAAATGCATTGTTACCCTAATTATTCTCTGTCTTAATCCAGGATTTGAAATATTGGCTTTCCCTTGCAATCAATTTGGATTTCAAGAACCTGGATCTAATGCACAAATTAAGCAGTTTGCATGCACAAGGTTCAAAGCAGAATTCCCAATATTTGACAAGGTAAATATTCCTGTGCCTGCACCCAATCAGAATCTCAGAACTTGTATAAAGTATGAAATTCTTTAAATGGGCAGATTGATGTGAATGGACCAAACACAGCTCCTGTTTATCAGTTTCTTAAGTCCAATGCTGGAGGGTTTCTTGGTGATGTTATTAAGTGGAACTTTGAGAAGTTCTTGTTAGATAAAAACGTAAGGTTATTGAGAGATACCCACCAACAACGTCGCCATTTCAAATTGAGGTATGCATGCAACTAGGAGATGGCATTTCATGTTATTATCAGTCTTTTACAGAGGGTAAGTGAGGTTCCTCCTGGAAGGATACTCCTAACCATTGCAGCGATATATTTTAGCTGCTGATTGCTGCCAGAAGTATGTGAAGGCTCAATTTCTATCTGGATGCTAATTAAATCTTTCATCTCACATGTTTATAACTTCATGTGCCCCTGTTGCACTTGCATCATAGTGGTTAACCTTCTGAGGAGTGGTTATATGAGTCTTTTGGGTGATCTAGTTGCTAGcattattttaatattcttgGCTTGTTGCACTTGTTAATCTTGTAGTTTCTGCTTCTCACATTGTTTATTTCTTTCTGCAGAAAGATATCAGGAAGCTCCTTGCAGTGTAGAGTACTTGAGTGGCACAACAGAAGATGTAAATACAGAATTTAGTGTGATCAACTTTGATAATATGGCATGCAAAATTTTAAGATAGGGGGATATTCTGCCTTGTATATGCAACCAGTTGGCTTGTCTATTTTCTATCTCCCTTTGCTGTATGCACAAAGTATTAGAATAAAAGTTGTTTCAGTTATCTGTCTGTCTGCTTTGAACTACTTTTGGAGGTTGAATCTGATTTCAGATTTCTGATGAAGCCTTCGGTAAACTATGTCGCTTTTTTCCTGTCAAGTCGGGAAAGTAgacattttttttctattcttttggaTTATAGCAAATACAATAAGGTAGATCACTGTCTAGTTAACATTATGTGCTCTTAGTTGATAATGACTGTTGTTTAGATCATTATCAGGGATCCACCTGGTCTGGAAGTGGTGGCCTTGTGCTACCTTTGTTGTGCTATTTAATTTGTGCTATCTAATACAAACTGGTGGCTTTCTCTGAGAAATAATAGCCTATGCTGTGATAAGTGGGTTCAAATCTGTACTTTCTTCCAGGTTGATTGGTCCAAATCTGTGCTTTCTTCCAGGCTGATTGGTtaaagaggatgaagaagagaaaagttTAGAAACTAGTGCTTGCAAAATGTAGAGAACTTATACAAAGAACTAAAACAATTTTCATTGATTGGTAGGGTGGAGATAATGTTGAATAGGAGTTTGTGAGCACATGGATTTTCTAATTATCATGACTACACACAAAATTCATTCAAGATgaattcttgtttgtttattgcTAAGGGATGCTTAATGCCTGGTTTTGGGCAATGTATTATCTTGGATGAAAATTTTCTGTTCTAGTAGTTCTTGTTAGAATAAGGCTATATGGAAtatagagagaatgaagagaggaagaatgagatgaagagaggaagaatgaTATGAAGAGTGATATTCATGTAGTgatgtatacaagtatatatagacacaagAAGTAAAAGGCTAAAATGGGCTATATAGTAATGGGCTCTTTAACACCCCCCTTCAAACTCAAGGTGGATTAGGATGATCTGAGACACAGAGTTTGAGAAGATGGAATCGATGTTGTTCTCGAGTTTGGgccttggtgaagaaatcaaCAACTTGAGACTCGGGACGAGCACATACTTGAAGAGCAATGGTCGATTCTCGATAATGTGAACGTGTGAAAAAAatgcatcaacaccaatatgcttggTTAATTCATGCTTCACGGGGTCATTGGCAATCAGTATAGCACCGATGTTGTCACAAAGAAGAGGAGTGGGAGTATCACATGAGACACCAAAAGTCGACCCAAAGAACCAACGAAGCTATACAATTTCGGATGTGGTAGTAGCAAGTGCCCGAAGTTACGCCTCGGTGTTAGAAAGCGTGACATGCGATGCATTTCTTGGACTTCCATGCAAGAAGAAGTGCCAAGAAATATGCAATAACCGATGATGGACCGGCGATCGGCGAGGGTCACTCGCCCAAGTGGAATCCGAGTAAGCGTGAAGCTGAAGCGGACTAGAATGAGCATAAAACAGACGTCGTGATGTTGTCCCCCTTAGATAACGCAACACGCGAAGTAAATGGCATAGTGGACGGAAGTAGGAGTACTAACGAACTGGCTCAGCACATGAACAGCATGAGCAATATCCGGCCTGGTAACGGTAAGATAGACAAGGCTGCCCACAATATGACGATAACGAGAAGGATCCTCTAGTGGTGTGTGCCATCCGTAGGTCGAGTCGAACATGAAGCTCCATAGGGTGTGGCGGTCAGGTGAATCGATGAAGGCCAGAGCGTATAATGAGGTCCTGAATATATCGATGTTGAGAAATATAGTAACCATTATCTGTAGAAGTCACCTCAATCCCCAGAAAATAGCTGAGAGGTCCTAAATCAGACATCATAAACTGCTGGTCGAGACGTTTGCTTCACAAAAACAATATACTCCATATCATCACCGATGaatcaacatatcatcaacataaagcaaAAAGCAAAGTGCGACCACTGCGAGAGGTATGGATGAATAATGCAGGATCATGATCACTGGGCAAGAAACCAGTTGCACGCACCACAGAACTAAATCGCTCAAACCAAGCACGTGGAGCTtgcttgagaccatagagagctcGACGAAGGCGACAAACATAACCTTTAGATGTCTCAATGCCAGGGGGTGGGTGCATGTATACCTCCTCGTGTAAATCACcgtgaagaaaagcattcttaACATCCATCTGAGAGATAGTCCAAGAGCGAACAACGACCCAGCGAGAATCGAGTGCGAGTCGTAGTCGGATGAGCCACGGGAGcaaaaagtctcatcataatcacgACCATGTGCCTGTCGAAAAAAACACGAGCCACGAGGCGAGCCTTATAGCGTTCCATCGAACCATCGGACTTTTGTCTTGACCTTGTACACCCACTTGCATGTAATTGGAATGGGCGTGAGCGGtagaggaacaagatcccaaGTGCCCGTCTTTTCCAGAGCTGAAAGCTCCTCGGGACATAGTCAGCGCCACTCATGGATCTTGGGCTGCCTCGATAAGTCTTTGGGCTCATATACCGCACCAACAATAGGAAAGCCATATCTGTCAAGTGCAGTAATAGTACTACGATCACGAAGGTCATACCGAGACGTTGAGGCAGGTAAAAGACCATCGAGCATCGCATCGATGGTACTCGGCGGAGTATCGGAAGGGAGCAGGGAATAGGGAGTTGAGGATCTTGGGGAACTTTAGGCCTACTGACGATGAGTGAAAAGGAAAGGTGTCGGGGAGGCGGGGATGACGGTAAAGCGGAAGATGG
This portion of the Dioscorea cayenensis subsp. rotundata cultivar TDr96_F1 chromosome 3, TDr96_F1_v2_PseudoChromosome.rev07_lg8_w22 25.fasta, whole genome shotgun sequence genome encodes:
- the LOC120283734 gene encoding AUGMIN subunit 8-like, whose product is MDMSSLEPLGMVAQQKALLKDNIPWHPLVSSEKNNAVLHSRKSQVQEIGPRYKSTISSTVVSTLPARKRCPSPNAEKLSPASGVLLTRRSQSAERRCPSTFTSKNSAASSLSSRPSITYSPSSMSTTPIRDSMPEVHNTSRRLLSNRTHDGLWPSMRSLTTSFQSESVSSPAGRKVKPVRDSSPDHSLKSLVNVDSERKRTPLRRLNATDQSENFQPAENPHLRVVEQHRWPRISGSKLPANTPSRIMDLNEKVNRSNSLPDVARVVSPRRLLASNCSGNRLRQSGSEVLRSVHSCRSVDIKHEISAAVNISPDWSGMVTSVTRSNRTQSFSSSSLHRPLSPKKTLASSTTSRGMQSPSKTRSSSPFSSSSTATGQAAAMSSFLDYIVDARKGKKNANQIEDTYHLRLLYNRNLQWRFLNAISVAASVIQKVATEDALCGVWNTTSELRDSVNLKRVNLLCLKEETKLDVILREQLAYLEDWAALEKEHSGSLSAATEALKASTLCLPVSGGSKVDIRAIKNAISSAVDTMQKIGSSVCYSLSKVVNMNHLATELSDAAMIEMAMIDECGDLLASAAAMQMQEFSLKTQLMQLRLENVHKMQ